In one window of Proteobacteria bacterium CG1_02_64_396 DNA:
- a CDS encoding sucrose synthase produces the protein MIATLTPFLNDDRERIYPLMHGLLALDHPIVLRSEVLDRFGEYCRRNDCADLAASPLADWFERTQEIAMEGRTIRWAVRPGIGQWLFLRLHVETLALDEIGVADYLAAKERLVLGGMERPFPVEIDMAPFDGRHPKLRESHSIGQGGTFVGRRIASMLFHDLESGGERLLAFLKEHQVRGMPLLLSPTVADGAALRRGLRQALAWLAHRSPDEGWEAVAATLRGFGFEPGWGDKVGRIREGMGLLLDLLEAPEPAALERFLARIPMIFSLTLITPHGFFGQEGVLGMPDTGGQVVYILDQVRALEEAMRRDLAEQGLEVEPQILVVTRLIPEARGTSCDRRLEPVAGTQGTRILRVPFRDAAGSVLPQWVSRFEIWPFLERFAVDAEREILAELGGRPDLIVGNYSDGNLVATLLSRRLGVTQCGIAHALEKAKYLLSDLYWRDNQQRYRFATQYTADLIGMNSADFIVASTFQEIAGTEATIGQYESYTAFTLPDLYRVVQGIDIFDPKFNIVPPGADPQVFFPFDARERRLTGLHGELNALIFGGDHPQIRGRLEDPAKPILFTMARLDRIKNTAGLVEGFGASDRLRGEVNLVIVAGRVDPGQSDDAEEREEIAKMHALFERYGLDGQVRWIGMTLDKSLTGELYRLVADRRGAFVQPAWFEAFGLTVIEAMASGLPLFATCYGGPLEIIEDGVSGFHIDPNHMDRGAQAMAAFFERCRNDPVHWERLSQGAVARVAARYTWSLHAKRLLTLARVYGFWRFMERRERQGLKRYLEMFYGLQYRGLSEG, from the coding sequence ATGATCGCAACCCTAACCCCATTCCTGAACGACGACCGGGAGCGGATTTACCCGCTGATGCACGGACTGCTTGCCCTGGACCACCCCATCGTTTTGCGTTCCGAGGTGCTCGATCGCTTCGGGGAATACTGCCGCCGCAACGACTGCGCCGATCTGGCCGCCTCCCCCCTGGCCGACTGGTTCGAGCGGACTCAGGAGATCGCCATGGAGGGGCGGACTATCCGGTGGGCGGTGCGGCCCGGCATTGGGCAGTGGCTGTTTTTACGGCTGCACGTCGAGACGTTGGCGCTCGACGAGATCGGGGTGGCCGACTACCTGGCGGCCAAGGAGCGTCTGGTACTGGGGGGGATGGAACGCCCCTTCCCGGTCGAGATCGACATGGCCCCCTTCGACGGTCGCCATCCCAAACTGCGGGAATCCCACTCGATTGGCCAGGGGGGGACCTTCGTCGGGCGGCGGATCGCCAGCATGCTGTTTCACGATTTGGAATCGGGGGGGGAACGCCTACTGGCTTTTCTCAAGGAGCACCAGGTTCGGGGGATGCCGCTGCTGCTGTCCCCCACGGTCGCCGACGGGGCGGCGCTGCGCCGAGGGTTGCGTCAAGCGTTGGCCTGGCTGGCCCACCGCTCCCCCGACGAGGGGTGGGAGGCGGTCGCCGCCACCCTACGCGGCTTCGGCTTCGAGCCGGGGTGGGGCGACAAGGTCGGTCGCATCCGCGAGGGGATGGGTCTGTTGCTCGACCTGCTCGAAGCGCCCGAACCGGCGGCGCTGGAGCGTTTTCTGGCCCGCATTCCCATGATCTTCTCGCTCACCCTGATCACCCCCCACGGTTTCTTCGGTCAGGAGGGGGTGTTGGGGATGCCCGACACGGGCGGTCAGGTGGTCTACATTCTCGATCAGGTCCGCGCCCTGGAGGAGGCGATGCGGCGCGATTTGGCCGAGCAGGGGCTTGAGGTTGAGCCGCAAATCCTGGTGGTGACCCGGTTGATCCCCGAGGCGCGGGGGACGAGTTGCGACCGCCGCCTTGAACCTGTGGCGGGGACTCAAGGCACCCGCATTTTGCGGGTTCCCTTCCGCGACGCAGCCGGGTCGGTGCTGCCGCAGTGGGTCTCCCGCTTCGAGATCTGGCCTTTTCTTGAGCGGTTCGCCGTGGATGCCGAGCGGGAGATCCTGGCCGAGCTGGGAGGGCGGCCCGACCTGATTGTGGGCAACTACTCCGACGGCAATCTGGTGGCGACTTTGCTTTCTCGCCGTCTCGGGGTGACCCAGTGCGGCATCGCCCACGCCCTTGAGAAGGCCAAGTACCTGCTCAGCGACCTCTACTGGCGCGACAACCAGCAGCGCTACCGTTTTGCGACCCAGTACACCGCCGATTTGATCGGGATGAACAGCGCCGACTTCATCGTCGCCAGCACCTTTCAAGAGATCGCCGGGACCGAGGCGACCATCGGGCAATACGAGTCCTACACCGCCTTCACCCTGCCCGACCTCTATCGGGTGGTGCAGGGGATCGACATCTTCGACCCCAAATTCAACATCGTCCCCCCCGGCGCTGACCCCCAGGTGTTCTTCCCCTTCGACGCCCGAGAACGGCGGTTGACCGGACTCCATGGGGAGCTCAATGCGCTGATTTTCGGGGGGGATCACCCCCAAATCCGGGGCCGGTTGGAGGATCCGGCCAAGCCGATTCTGTTCACCATGGCCCGGCTCGACCGCATCAAGAACACCGCCGGATTGGTGGAGGGGTTCGGGGCGAGCGACCGCCTGAGGGGAGAGGTCAACCTGGTGATCGTGGCGGGGAGGGTCGACCCCGGCCAAAGCGATGATGCCGAGGAGCGCGAAGAGATCGCCAAGATGCACGCCCTTTTCGAGCGCTACGGCCTGGATGGCCAAGTGCGCTGGATCGGCATGACCCTCGACAAGAGCCTGACCGGCGAGCTCTACCGGCTGGTCGCCGACCGGCGCGGCGCCTTTGTGCAACCGGCCTGGTTCGAGGCATTCGGGCTGACGGTGATCGAGGCGATGGCCTCGGGTCTGCCCCTCTTCGCCACCTGCTACGGCGGCCCGCTGGAAATCATCGAAGATGGGGTATCCGGCTTTCACATCGACCCCAACCACATGGACCGGGGGGCGCAGGCGATGGCCGCGTTCTTCGAGCGCTGTCGCAACGATCCTGTTCATTGGGAACGGCTTTCCCAGGGGGCGGTGGCCCGGGTCGCCGCCCGCTACACCTGGTCGCTGCACGCCAAGCGGTTACTCACTTTGGCCAGGGTCTACGGTTTCTGGCGCTTCATGGAGCGGCGCGAGCGACAGGGGCTGAAACGGTATTTAGAGATGTTTTATGGGTTGCAGTATCGGGGGCTGAGCGAGGGGTGA
- a CDS encoding HAD family hydrolase has translation MSRERPKVYVALLSIHGLMRGSHLELGRDADTGGQIRYVLELARALAASPEVARVDLITRQVIDPKVDPDYAEPIEPIAPNAFIVRLPCGPRRYLRKESLWPHLYSFTDAALQHFRRVGRTPDWIHSHYADAGWVGARLAGLLEVPLIHTGHSLGRVKQRRLHEQGMSTEASEAQYNLGQRIEAEEITLDHAALVVASTRQEVDDQYGLYGNFHPKRMVVIPPGVNLARFHPPSRDFRTPPIAAQLHRFLRHPKRPMVLALARPDPKKNFETLIRAFAEHPDLRHRANLVLIAGNRDEIETMDRGGREVMGKILSLIDRYDLYGHVAYPKHHAITDVPELYRLAAKSGGLFVNPALNEPFGLTLIEAAASGLPVVATEDGGPRDILATCQHGLLVDPMDADRMGEAIVSGLNDPARWRKWSKSGASQAEKHFTWQAHIERYLKKIAPLRPKRLRPDSALVRGAYRLTSVDRVLICDIDNTLLGDPDSLKKLIKRLNDHPQTAFGIATGRRLDSAVKVLKQWGVPMPEVLITSVGSEIHYGPNLSEDCNWSRHIDYRWRPDALREAMAKIAGVRLQAKSEQRKHKISYLIDIDRAPTIRGIVQQLRRLDLHARVIASHERYLDLLPVRGSKGLAVRYFASRWGIPPEHILVAGDSGNDEEMLRGNTLGVVVGNYSAELERLRDIPHLLFARGHYAEGILEAIDHYRFFDIPWPEVDEESSA, from the coding sequence ATGAGTCGGGAGCGGCCCAAGGTCTACGTGGCGCTGTTGAGCATCCACGGTTTGATGCGGGGTAGTCATCTGGAGTTGGGGCGCGACGCCGACACCGGGGGGCAGATTCGCTACGTGCTGGAGTTGGCCCGCGCCTTGGCGGCAAGCCCCGAGGTGGCACGGGTCGACCTCATCACCCGGCAAGTGATCGATCCCAAGGTCGATCCCGATTACGCCGAGCCGATCGAGCCCATCGCCCCCAACGCCTTCATCGTGCGGCTGCCCTGCGGTCCCCGACGTTACCTGCGCAAGGAGTCGCTCTGGCCCCATCTTTACTCCTTCACCGATGCCGCCTTACAACACTTCCGCCGGGTGGGGCGCACCCCCGATTGGATTCACAGCCACTACGCCGATGCCGGGTGGGTCGGCGCCCGGTTGGCGGGGCTGTTGGAGGTACCTCTGATTCACACCGGCCACTCGCTGGGCCGGGTCAAGCAGCGCCGTCTGCACGAACAGGGGATGTCCACCGAAGCCTCCGAGGCGCAGTACAACCTCGGCCAGCGCATCGAGGCCGAGGAGATCACCCTCGACCATGCCGCCCTGGTGGTCGCCAGCACCCGGCAGGAGGTCGACGATCAATATGGCCTTTACGGCAATTTTCACCCCAAGCGGATGGTGGTCATCCCCCCCGGGGTCAACTTGGCGCGTTTTCACCCCCCCTCCAGGGACTTCCGCACCCCCCCCATCGCCGCCCAGCTCCACCGTTTTTTGCGTCATCCCAAGCGGCCCATGGTGTTGGCGCTGGCCCGCCCCGACCCTAAGAAGAACTTCGAAACCCTGATCCGCGCTTTTGCCGAGCACCCCGATCTGCGGCACCGCGCCAACCTCGTACTGATTGCCGGTAACCGCGACGAGATCGAGACGATGGACCGGGGCGGCCGCGAGGTGATGGGCAAGATCCTGAGCCTGATCGACCGCTACGACCTTTACGGTCACGTCGCCTACCCCAAGCACCACGCGATTACCGACGTCCCCGAGCTTTACCGGCTGGCTGCCAAGAGCGGCGGCCTGTTTGTGAATCCCGCCCTCAACGAACCCTTTGGCTTGACCCTGATCGAGGCGGCCGCCAGCGGCCTACCGGTGGTCGCCACCGAGGATGGTGGCCCCCGCGACATCCTGGCGACCTGCCAACATGGCCTGCTGGTCGATCCAATGGATGCCGACCGGATGGGGGAGGCAATCGTCTCGGGATTGAACGATCCGGCCCGCTGGCGCAAGTGGTCGAAAAGCGGGGCGAGCCAGGCCGAGAAACACTTCACCTGGCAGGCCCACATCGAGCGCTACCTCAAGAAGATCGCCCCCCTACGCCCCAAGCGGCTGCGCCCCGACAGCGCCCTAGTGCGCGGCGCCTACCGCCTGACCAGCGTCGACCGGGTGCTGATCTGCGACATCGACAACACCTTGCTGGGCGATCCCGATTCCTTAAAAAAGCTGATAAAACGGCTGAACGACCACCCGCAAACCGCCTTCGGCATCGCCACCGGTCGCCGCCTCGACAGCGCGGTGAAGGTGCTCAAGCAGTGGGGGGTTCCGATGCCCGAGGTGCTGATTACCTCGGTCGGCAGCGAAATCCACTACGGCCCCAATTTGAGCGAGGACTGCAACTGGAGTCGCCACATCGACTATCGCTGGAGACCCGACGCGCTGCGCGAGGCGATGGCCAAGATTGCCGGCGTGCGGCTCCAGGCCAAGAGCGAGCAGCGCAAGCACAAGATCAGCTACCTGATCGACATCGACCGCGCCCCCACCATTCGGGGGATCGTCCAACAACTGCGCCGTCTCGACCTGCACGCCCGGGTCATCGCCTCCCACGAGCGCTACCTCGATTTGCTGCCGGTGCGGGGCTCGAAGGGATTGGCGGTGCGCTACTTTGCCAGTCGCTGGGGGATTCCTCCCGAGCACATTTTGGTGGCGGGCGACTCGGGCAACGACGAGGAGATGCTGCGCGGCAACACCCTGGGGGTGGTGGTGGGCAATTACAGCGCCGAGTTGGAGCGGCTGCGCGACATTCCCCACCTGCTCTTCGCCCGCGGCCACTACGCCGAGGGGATTCTGGAGGCCATCGACCATTACCGCTTTTTCGACATCCCTTGGCCCGAGGTGGATGAGGAGTCCAGCGCATGA